In Pyxidicoccus xibeiensis, the following proteins share a genomic window:
- a CDS encoding N-6 DNA methylase, with translation MAIKKSDLYSSIWASCDELRGGMDASQYKDYVLFMLFIKYITDKYGNSTDFAPPVTIPKGASFKDMIALKGKSDIGDKINTQIIQPLIDANARLARSDFPDFNDPNKLGEGQAMVDRLTNLIGIFQKPELDFSQNRADHDDLLGDAYEYLMRHFATESGKSKGQFYTPSEVSRVIAKVIGISKANTKASTTAYDPTCGSGSLLLKVAAEAGKHITLEGQEKDVTTAGLARMNMILHDFPTANILSGNTLAAPKFKDGEQLRTYDYVVANPPFSDKTWTTGLTPSNDPFQRFLWGEPPAKQGDYAYLLHIVRSMKRAGKAACILPHGVLFRGNAEAVIREKLVRSGYLKGIIGLPANLFYGTGIPACIIVLDKENAAGRKGIFMIDAAKGFTKDGPKNRLREQDIHRIVDTFVKQVDVPRYARMVPIDEIADAKNDFNLNLPRYIDSSEPEDLHNIDAHLRGGIPERDLDALEAYWKVLPSVRGLLFESAGRPAYARLKVPLADVKASIFGHAEFAAFQHRATKTFADWSKTARSKLVEFGKGGHPKALIENIAEELLTAFRSVPLLDAYDVYQRLMSYWAEAMQDDFYLLAAEGWVKGAQPREIVQIKNKENKLVWPEAHDYVKGKRRFKSDLVPASVLGARYFATERDAIEALDNRLATLEQQLDEMREENSGEEGLFAEVIEGEGDKQKITVKAVKARLREIGRDPLYADERAALEGYAALLEQQADSKAKRKAAQEDLEKKIDTKYPKLTEAEIKTLVIDDKWIARLSVAVQGELDRVSQTLTGRIRELAERYATPLPKLTDDVVTLAARVDAHLKAMGAVWR, from the coding sequence ATGGCCATCAAGAAGTCTGACCTCTACTCCTCGATCTGGGCGTCGTGCGACGAGCTCCGTGGCGGCATGGATGCCAGCCAGTACAAGGACTACGTCCTGTTCATGCTGTTCATCAAGTACATCACGGACAAGTACGGGAACAGCACCGACTTCGCCCCGCCCGTGACCATTCCGAAGGGGGCGAGCTTCAAGGACATGATCGCGCTCAAGGGCAAGAGCGACATCGGCGACAAGATCAACACCCAGATCATCCAGCCGCTTATCGACGCCAACGCCCGTCTGGCCCGCAGCGACTTCCCCGACTTCAACGACCCGAACAAGCTCGGCGAAGGCCAGGCGATGGTCGACCGCCTGACCAACCTGATCGGCATCTTCCAGAAGCCTGAACTCGACTTCTCGCAGAACCGCGCCGACCACGACGACCTGCTCGGCGACGCCTACGAATACCTCATGCGCCACTTCGCAACCGAGAGTGGCAAGAGCAAGGGCCAGTTCTACACGCCGTCCGAGGTCAGCCGCGTCATCGCCAAGGTGATCGGCATCTCGAAGGCGAACACCAAGGCCTCGACGACCGCCTACGATCCGACCTGCGGCTCGGGCTCGCTGCTCCTGAAGGTCGCGGCCGAGGCAGGCAAGCACATCACGCTGGAGGGGCAGGAGAAGGACGTCACCACGGCGGGCTTGGCCCGCATGAACATGATCCTTCACGACTTCCCGACCGCGAACATCCTCTCAGGGAACACGCTGGCCGCACCGAAGTTCAAGGACGGCGAGCAACTCCGGACCTACGACTACGTCGTCGCCAATCCGCCGTTCTCCGACAAGACGTGGACCACCGGCCTCACACCATCGAACGACCCCTTCCAGCGCTTCTTGTGGGGAGAGCCGCCCGCCAAGCAGGGCGACTACGCCTACCTGCTCCACATCGTCCGCTCGATGAAGAGAGCGGGCAAGGCCGCCTGCATCTTGCCCCACGGCGTCTTGTTCCGCGGCAACGCCGAGGCTGTCATTCGCGAGAAGCTCGTTCGCTCGGGCTACCTGAAGGGCATCATCGGCCTGCCCGCCAACCTCTTCTACGGAACGGGCATCCCCGCATGCATCATCGTGCTCGACAAGGAGAACGCCGCGGGCCGCAAGGGCATCTTCATGATCGACGCCGCCAAGGGCTTCACCAAGGACGGCCCGAAGAACCGCCTTCGCGAGCAAGACATCCACCGCATCGTCGATACCTTCGTGAAGCAGGTCGATGTGCCGCGCTATGCACGCATGGTGCCGATCGACGAGATCGCCGACGCGAAGAACGACTTCAACCTGAACCTGCCGCGCTACATCGACAGCAGCGAGCCCGAAGATCTGCACAACATCGACGCGCACCTGCGCGGCGGCATCCCCGAGCGAGATCTCGACGCACTCGAGGCGTACTGGAAGGTGCTGCCCAGCGTGCGCGGCCTGCTGTTCGAGTCCGCCGGACGCCCGGCCTACGCGCGCTTGAAGGTACCGCTTGCCGACGTGAAGGCCTCGATTTTTGGCCACGCCGAGTTCGCCGCGTTCCAGCACCGGGCGACGAAGACCTTTGCCGACTGGAGCAAGACGGCGAGGTCGAAGCTCGTCGAGTTCGGCAAGGGCGGGCACCCGAAGGCGCTGATCGAGAACATCGCCGAGGAACTCCTCACTGCCTTTCGTTCCGTGCCGTTGCTCGACGCCTACGACGTCTACCAGCGCCTGATGAGCTACTGGGCCGAGGCGATGCAGGACGATTTCTATTTGCTTGCCGCCGAGGGCTGGGTGAAGGGCGCGCAGCCGCGCGAGATCGTTCAAATCAAGAACAAGGAGAACAAACTCGTCTGGCCTGAAGCTCACGACTACGTGAAGGGCAAACGCCGGTTCAAATCTGACCTAGTTCCCGCTTCGGTGCTCGGTGCCCGCTACTTTGCAACGGAGCGCGATGCGATCGAAGCGCTCGACAACCGCCTCGCGACGCTGGAGCAACAGCTCGACGAGATGCGCGAGGAGAACAGCGGCGAAGAAGGACTCTTCGCCGAGGTGATCGAGGGCGAAGGCGACAAGCAGAAGATCACCGTGAAGGCGGTGAAGGCTCGTCTTAGGGAAATCGGCAGAGACCCACTGTACGCCGACGAGCGTGCGGCACTCGAAGGCTACGCGGCGCTTCTCGAACAGCAGGCTGACAGCAAGGCCAAGCGAAAGGCCGCGCAGGAGGACTTGGAAAAGAAGATCGACACCAAGTACCCCAAGCTGACCGAGGCCGAGATCAAGACGTTGGTCATCGACGACAAGTGGATTGCCCGGTTGTCAGTTGCTGTGCAGGGGGAACTCGACCGCGTCTCGCAGACCCTCACCGGCCGCATTCGCGAGCTGGCCGAACGCTACGCCACGCCGCTGCCCAAGCTCACCGACGACGTTGTGACGCTTGCGGCGCGGGTGGACGCGCACCTGAAAGCGATGGGGGCGGTGTGGCGCTGA
- a CDS encoding restriction endonuclease subunit S domain-containing protein, which yields MALRPGYKETEVGVIPEDWKVERLGGLAEFVTSGSRGWARFYTKSGALFIRSQNVRDGRLNFEDVQYVSPPTGAEGNRTKVVLNDLLITITGNSVGNVAMVDRAFDEAYISQHVGLVRLRDPAAAGYICRYLAPNSPGNPQIAGSQSGQSKPGLNLQNLRDFLIAVPPTAKELHAIEEVLRDVDALLSGLDGLIAKTRDLKQAAMQQLLTGQTRLSGFSGEWKFVRLGDHVTFLRNGVNSRAELLPEGSVRYLHYGDIHASGATHLAARDLPFLPSTKASRLDRLRDGDLILADASEDLEGVSKSVEMRDIGDSVEVVSGLHTIAARFDKATLADGFKGFLQYIPMFAAHLRRLAAGTKVYATNRAHVASAEIPLPSTNEQRAIAKVLSDMDAELAALEARRDKTRNLKQAMMQELLTGKTRLVPTGGARV from the coding sequence GTGGCGCTGAGGCCCGGCTACAAAGAGACCGAGGTGGGTGTCATCCCAGAGGACTGGAAGGTCGAGCGGCTCGGTGGACTAGCTGAATTTGTCACAAGCGGGTCGCGAGGGTGGGCACGGTTCTATACCAAGAGCGGGGCACTATTCATTCGCAGCCAGAATGTGCGGGACGGTCGACTCAACTTTGAGGACGTTCAATACGTTTCCCCTCCTACTGGAGCAGAAGGCAATCGCACCAAGGTAGTGCTGAATGACTTGCTGATAACGATTACTGGCAACAGCGTCGGAAATGTCGCCATGGTGGACCGGGCGTTCGACGAGGCCTACATCAGCCAGCACGTCGGACTGGTCCGTCTCAGGGATCCTGCGGCTGCTGGCTACATTTGTCGCTATCTCGCCCCGAATTCGCCGGGCAACCCGCAGATTGCCGGGAGTCAGTCCGGACAAAGCAAGCCGGGGCTGAATCTTCAGAACCTCCGTGACTTTTTGATCGCGGTTCCTCCGACAGCCAAGGAACTTCACGCCATCGAGGAGGTACTGCGCGATGTGGACGCGCTGCTGAGTGGCTTGGATGGTCTCATCGCCAAGACGCGCGACCTCAAGCAAGCCGCCATGCAGCAGCTCTTGACCGGCCAGACCCGGCTGTCGGGTTTCAGCGGCGAGTGGAAGTTCGTGCGACTTGGCGACCACGTCACGTTCCTGCGAAACGGAGTGAATTCGCGCGCCGAGTTGCTGCCCGAAGGCAGCGTTCGCTACCTGCACTACGGGGACATTCACGCCTCTGGCGCCACCCATCTAGCGGCACGTGACCTTCCCTTCCTTCCATCCACCAAGGCTTCGCGACTCGACCGACTGCGAGATGGCGACCTCATTCTTGCCGATGCGTCCGAGGATCTTGAAGGCGTAAGCAAGTCGGTTGAAATGAGAGACATCGGCGACTCGGTTGAAGTTGTTTCTGGCCTGCATACGATCGCGGCCAGATTTGACAAGGCGACTTTGGCGGATGGCTTCAAGGGGTTCCTTCAGTACATCCCTATGTTCGCGGCCCACCTTCGACGTCTCGCTGCCGGAACGAAGGTGTACGCCACGAATCGTGCGCACGTCGCGAGCGCAGAAATTCCTCTGCCTTCGACCAACGAGCAGCGTGCGATCGCGAAGGTCCTTTCCGACATGGATGCCGAGCTCGCCGCGCTGGAAGCACGACGGGACAAGACCCGGAACCTGAAGCAA